The Geotoga petraea genome segment CTACTTCTATCAATATTGAATCTTTTTCAACGCTTATAACTTTTCCCTTAATTTTTTTAAGCATTTTTATCATCTCTTTTATTCAATAAAAGGCCTTTAATATAACCCACAAGATACAAAGAACCAGTTACAAAATAATAGTCGTAACTTTCTTTTAGAAAATGTTCAAATGCTTTTTCAGTATTTTCAATATATTCAATAACTGTTTTTGAGTGTTTTTGAAGTTCTTCTCTAACATTTTTAGGATTAACACTTCTATGAGAAGGAACCGATGTCACTATTATTTTTTCAAAAATAGATGGAATTTCTTCTACCATTTCTGAAATATCTTTATCGTCTAAAATACCTATTAAGGCAATTTTTCTTGAAAAAGGAGTGTATAGAGAAACAGTTTTTTTCAGCATTTTTATCCCGTCTACATTATGGGCTCCTTCTAAAATAATTCTTTTGTTATTATACTCTATTAGTTCAAATCTGCCTTCCCAAGAATAAGTTTTTAAAGATTCTCTGAGTTTTGTTTCGTCTAAATTCATTTGGTTTTTTTCACAAAAAGATTCGGCAGCAGCTATAGCTACAGAGAGATTATGTGGTTGATAAGAACCGTTACTCTTGAAAACCAAGTCATCGTAAGTTTTCGATATTCCAGAATAATTGATCATATTCCAGTTCATAGAATATCTTGTTTTACTGAATTTAAAGTCTTTATCATACTCATATAATTTAAGAGCATCAACAGATTTTGCCTTTTCTTTTATTACTTTTTTAGGAGATTCCGGGATATCTCCCAAAACGACTATGTTACCTTTTTTTATAATACCCGCTTTTTCTCCGGCTATGGCTTCAAGAGTGTCACCTAAAATTTTTATATGGTCTTTTTGAATTGTTGAAATGACAGAAACATCAGAATCAACAACATTTGTAGAATCCAGACGCCCTCCAAGCCCCACCTCCATTATTGCAAGTTCTACTTTATTATCTGCAAAATACTTCAGAGCCATGGCAGTTATGATCTCAAAGAAAGAAGGTTCCATTTCAGGATCGGTTTCTTTCAAACTATAGATGGCTGGTTCTATTTCTTGGTAAACTTTTACAAACTCTTCTTTTGATATTTGTGAGTTGTTTATGTTTATCCTTTCGGTAATTGAAACCAAATGTGGAGATATAAAAGAACCAGTTTTCAAACCCTGCCCGGAAAAAATAGTTGCCAAAGCCTTTGTTATACTTCCTTTTCCATTCGTCCCTGCAACGTGTATTACTTTGAAGTTCTTATGAGGATTTCCTATAGCTTCAATTAATTTTTGGATTCTTTCGAGTCCCAATTTTATTTTTACATTTCCCGCTCTTCTACCATACAAAGTATTGACCAGTTGATCAAAGTTCATTTAATCAATCTCCTTAATTAATGTTTCGAGTTTTTTCACTTGATATTTCGCATCTTCATATTTTATTTTTGCCTCTTCTACTACTTCTGGGTCAGCTTTTTCCAAGAAATTTTTGTTATTTAATTTTTTCTCAAATTTATTAACTTCTTTTTCTAATTTTTGGATTTTTTTGTTTAACCTGTCTTTTTCAGCATCTACATCTATCATATCTCCCAAAAGAACGTACGTTTCAACGTTTTCATCTACGTATGCTGTTGCTGATCTTTCTTTTTTAGCATCTGTTTTATCTAAATTTTCGAGGTTAGCCAATTTTAATATTTGATCCTGTGCCCCTTCAATCCAATCGTTATCTGATAATATTTTGTA includes the following:
- a CDS encoding bifunctional folylpolyglutamate synthase/dihydrofolate synthase, whose amino-acid sequence is MNFDQLVNTLYGRRAGNVKIKLGLERIQKLIEAIGNPHKNFKVIHVAGTNGKGSITKALATIFSGQGLKTGSFISPHLVSITERININNSQISKEEFVKVYQEIEPAIYSLKETDPEMEPSFFEIITAMALKYFADNKVELAIMEVGLGGRLDSTNVVDSDVSVISTIQKDHIKILGDTLEAIAGEKAGIIKKGNIVVLGDIPESPKKVIKEKAKSVDALKLYEYDKDFKFSKTRYSMNWNMINYSGISKTYDDLVFKSNGSYQPHNLSVAIAAAESFCEKNQMNLDETKLRESLKTYSWEGRFELIEYNNKRIILEGAHNVDGIKMLKKTVSLYTPFSRKIALIGILDDKDISEMVEEIPSIFEKIIVTSVPSHRSVNPKNVREELQKHSKTVIEYIENTEKAFEHFLKESYDYYFVTGSLYLVGYIKGLLLNKRDDKNA